Proteins encoded together in one Phalacrocorax aristotelis chromosome 7, bGulAri2.1, whole genome shotgun sequence window:
- the DZIP1L gene encoding cilium assembly protein DZIP1L isoform X7, translating into MPFSADIYHPLHQPMPGAVGMPGASPGFTVPVDIPPFYFQPRRVSVDWRRFSAIDVERVAREVDVAALQEHIACVTFCNLDAERCPHCGQPADPILLKVLRMAQLSIEYLLHCQEHLGTSLAMHAQHLQAAHTKLACTQQQAAEQVAQLQGAKEESRRWKKMIAMQQLLLQAGPIAYCKCHLCDKAFMNYSLLQAHVQRRHTEATKAERQKMKQVEKMEDEVEELKAKLWEMQQQLEAEREAEKLRREQETERARQKEDGRRDLERWKEEERAKLHKELDGLRQLFLTAFKDMASRSSAMERKLQELQAREAAVSNLGTLQNDDTEEAWGQTPSQAELQGKWERMAVQLKKENKTLRAAPSQDQRAVMDCIHQQMDALSTHLKEQPQVSKSQEKVIKLLSASKPEVTREVTKVVADEESADREEAALGGRQRLLEALWRNPNLLKQFRIILEEVLEEKLESMGVKRVAKGISTWTYRSLQALVRLQQQQKAEKFPCLLHLRDELVQAVMEKVRRCKKPSTNLPRHVSIIPAQSPKSPRSLCGSQPMTTPAVVQPEASAIPQPAPWRKACSTHSSPRTPWGILQTSKASSTHRGLVPQRSSEAKLGGKKPAPSPLRLISQQEPAVSAVVPGNETDPDGWDLDSLEETTGSGPLGWIQTALVSLSYSETNLP; encoded by the exons ATG cccttttcTGCGGACATTTACCACCCACTGCACCAGCCCATGCCCGGGGCTGTGGGGATGCCTGGGGCATCCCCAGGATTCACCGTCCCAGTGGACATCCCCCCCTTCTACTTCCAGCCCCGCCGGGTCAGTGTGGACTGGCGTCGCTTCAGCGCCATTGATGTGGAGCGGGTGGCCCGGGAGGTGGACGTGGCTGCTCTCCAGGAGCACATTGCCTGCGTGACCTTCTGCAACCTGGATGCAGAACGGTGCCCCCACTGCGGGCAGCCGGCAGACCCCATCCTGCTGAAGGTGCTCAGGATGGCCCAGCTGAGCATCGAGTACCTGCTGCACTGCCAGGAGCACCTGGGTACCAGCCTGGCCATGCACGCACAGCACCTGCAAGCTGCCCACACCAAGCTGGCTtgcacacagcagcaggcagcagagcaggtggCACAGCTCCAGGGAGCaaaggaggagagcaggaggtGGAAGAAGATGATTGCCatgcagcagcttctcctgcaAGCTGGCCCCATTGCCTACTGCAAG TGCCACCTCTGCGATAAAGCCTTCATGAATTACTCCCTCCTGCAAGCCCACGTGCAGCGCCGGCACACAGAAGCCACCAAGGCGG agaggcagaagaTGAAGCAGGTGGAGAAAATGGAGGATGAGGTGGAGGAGCTGAAGGCAAAACTGTGGgagatgcagcagcagctggaagcagagagagaagcGGAGAAGCTGCGCAGGGAGCAG GAAACAGAGAGAGCTCGCCAGAAAGAAGACGGCAGGAGAGATTTGGAAAGgtggaaagaggaggagagggcaAAGTTGCATAAAGAGTTAGATGGCCTGAGGCAGCTCTTCCTCACAGCATTCAAGgacatggccagcaggagcagtgcCATGGAGAGG AAACTGCAGGAGCTTCAGGCCAGAGAGGCAGCAGTGTCCAACCTGGGGACTCTGCAGAATGATGATACTGAGGAGGCATGGGGCCAGACACCAAGccaagcagagctgcagggcaaGTGGGAGAGGATGGCAGTGCAG TTGAAGAAAGAGAACAAGACACTCCGTGCTGCCCCATCGCAGGACCAGCGGGCGGTTATGGACTGCATCCATCAGCAGATGGATGCCCTCAGCACCCATCTCAAAGAGCAGCCCCAAGTGTCAAAGTCCCAGGAGAAGGtg ATCAAGCTGCTCTCTGCAAGCAAACCTGAAG TGACCCGGGAGGTGACCAAAGTGGTGGCTGATGAAGAGTCAGCAG ACAGGGAAGAGGCTGCCCTGGGTgggaggcagaggctgctggaAGCCCTGTGGAGAAACCCAAACCTCCTGAAGCAGTTTCGCATCATCCTGGAGGAAGTGCTGGAGGAAAAGCTGGAGAGCATGGGGGTCAAGAGG GTTGCAAAGGGGATCTCCACTTGGACCTACAGAAGCCTCCAGGCTCTGGTCAGGCTTCAGCAGCAACAGAAGGCTGAGaaatttccctgcctcctccaccTGAGGGATGAGTTGGTCCAAGCGGTCATGGAGAAAGTCAGGCGATGCAAGAAGCCCAGCACTAATTTGCCTCGACACGTCTCCATCATCCCAG CTCAAAGCCCAAAGAGCCCCAGGTCCCTTTGTGGGTCACAGCCCATGACAACACCAGCTGTAGTACAGCCTGAAGCCTCAGCAatcccccagcctgctccttGGAGAAAAGCCTGCTCCACCCACAGCTCCCCAAGGACTCCCTGGGGCATCCTGCAGACCTCCAAAGCCAGCAGTACCCACCGAGGGCTTGTCCCACAGCGGAG TTCAGAAGCAAAGTTGGGAGGGAAGAAACCTGCCCCATCCCCTTTGAGGCTCATCTCTCAGCAAGAGCCAGCGGTCTCTGCAGTGGTGCCAGGGAATGAGACTGACCCAGATGGTTGGGACCTGGACTCGCTGGAGGAAACAACTGGTTCAG GTCCACTGGGATGGATCCAGACAGCACTAGTGAGTTTAAGCTATTCAGAAACCAACTTACCCTGA
- the DZIP1L gene encoding cilium assembly protein DZIP1L isoform X3 produces the protein MPGAVGMPGASPGFTVPVDIPPFYFQPRRVSVDWRRFSAIDVERVAREVDVAALQEHIACVTFCNLDAERCPHCGQPADPILLKVLRMAQLSIEYLLHCQEHLGTSLAMHAQHLQAAHTKLACTQQQAAEQVAQLQGAKEESRRWKKMIAMQQLLLQAGPIAYCKCHLCDKAFMNYSLLQAHVQRRHTEATKAERQKMKQVEKMEDEVEELKAKLWEMQQQLEAEREAEKLRREQETERARQKEDGRRDLERWKEEERAKLHKELDGLRQLFLTAFKDMASRSSAMERKLQELQAREAAVSNLGTLQNDDTEEAWGQTPSQAELQGKWERMAVQLKKENKTLRAAPSQDQRAVMDCIHQQMDALSTHLKEQPQVSKSQEKVIKLLSASKPEVTREVTKVVADEESADREEAALGGRQRLLEALWRNPNLLKQFRIILEEVLEEKLESMGVKRVAKGISTWTYRSLQALVRLQQQQKAEKFPCLLHLRDELVQAVMEKVRRCKKPSTNLPRHVSIIPAQSPKSPRSLCGSQPMTTPAVVQPEASAIPQPAPWRKACSTHSSPRTPWGILQTSKASSTHRGLVPQRSSEAKLGGKKPAPSPLRLISQQEPAVSAVVPGNETDPDGWDLDSLEETTGSGRAPSMMVRISERCLDAVARRLADGVKPFPALSSALPKTIQPTKKLQVCHAAVATRMFSDIISIKKKKKRHVKPSSQLLPISSATGHSLCTGGSDLEQAETWPLAPPSSYSHLSFP, from the exons ATGCCCGGGGCTGTGGGGATGCCTGGGGCATCCCCAGGATTCACCGTCCCAGTGGACATCCCCCCCTTCTACTTCCAGCCCCGCCGGGTCAGTGTGGACTGGCGTCGCTTCAGCGCCATTGATGTGGAGCGGGTGGCCCGGGAGGTGGACGTGGCTGCTCTCCAGGAGCACATTGCCTGCGTGACCTTCTGCAACCTGGATGCAGAACGGTGCCCCCACTGCGGGCAGCCGGCAGACCCCATCCTGCTGAAGGTGCTCAGGATGGCCCAGCTGAGCATCGAGTACCTGCTGCACTGCCAGGAGCACCTGGGTACCAGCCTGGCCATGCACGCACAGCACCTGCAAGCTGCCCACACCAAGCTGGCTtgcacacagcagcaggcagcagagcaggtggCACAGCTCCAGGGAGCaaaggaggagagcaggaggtGGAAGAAGATGATTGCCatgcagcagcttctcctgcaAGCTGGCCCCATTGCCTACTGCAAG TGCCACCTCTGCGATAAAGCCTTCATGAATTACTCCCTCCTGCAAGCCCACGTGCAGCGCCGGCACACAGAAGCCACCAAGGCGG agaggcagaagaTGAAGCAGGTGGAGAAAATGGAGGATGAGGTGGAGGAGCTGAAGGCAAAACTGTGGgagatgcagcagcagctggaagcagagagagaagcGGAGAAGCTGCGCAGGGAGCAG GAAACAGAGAGAGCTCGCCAGAAAGAAGACGGCAGGAGAGATTTGGAAAGgtggaaagaggaggagagggcaAAGTTGCATAAAGAGTTAGATGGCCTGAGGCAGCTCTTCCTCACAGCATTCAAGgacatggccagcaggagcagtgcCATGGAGAGG AAACTGCAGGAGCTTCAGGCCAGAGAGGCAGCAGTGTCCAACCTGGGGACTCTGCAGAATGATGATACTGAGGAGGCATGGGGCCAGACACCAAGccaagcagagctgcagggcaaGTGGGAGAGGATGGCAGTGCAG TTGAAGAAAGAGAACAAGACACTCCGTGCTGCCCCATCGCAGGACCAGCGGGCGGTTATGGACTGCATCCATCAGCAGATGGATGCCCTCAGCACCCATCTCAAAGAGCAGCCCCAAGTGTCAAAGTCCCAGGAGAAGGtg ATCAAGCTGCTCTCTGCAAGCAAACCTGAAG TGACCCGGGAGGTGACCAAAGTGGTGGCTGATGAAGAGTCAGCAG ACAGGGAAGAGGCTGCCCTGGGTgggaggcagaggctgctggaAGCCCTGTGGAGAAACCCAAACCTCCTGAAGCAGTTTCGCATCATCCTGGAGGAAGTGCTGGAGGAAAAGCTGGAGAGCATGGGGGTCAAGAGG GTTGCAAAGGGGATCTCCACTTGGACCTACAGAAGCCTCCAGGCTCTGGTCAGGCTTCAGCAGCAACAGAAGGCTGAGaaatttccctgcctcctccaccTGAGGGATGAGTTGGTCCAAGCGGTCATGGAGAAAGTCAGGCGATGCAAGAAGCCCAGCACTAATTTGCCTCGACACGTCTCCATCATCCCAG CTCAAAGCCCAAAGAGCCCCAGGTCCCTTTGTGGGTCACAGCCCATGACAACACCAGCTGTAGTACAGCCTGAAGCCTCAGCAatcccccagcctgctccttGGAGAAAAGCCTGCTCCACCCACAGCTCCCCAAGGACTCCCTGGGGCATCCTGCAGACCTCCAAAGCCAGCAGTACCCACCGAGGGCTTGTCCCACAGCGGAG TTCAGAAGCAAAGTTGGGAGGGAAGAAACCTGCCCCATCCCCTTTGAGGCTCATCTCTCAGCAAGAGCCAGCGGTCTCTGCAGTGGTGCCAGGGAATGAGACTGACCCAGATGGTTGGGACCTGGACTCGCTGGAGGAAACAACTGGTTCAG GGAGAGCCCCATCCATGATGGTGAGGATTTCGGAGAGATGCCTGGATGCAGTAGCACGAAGACTGGCTGATGGGGTGAAACCCTTCCCAGCCCTGAGCTCAGCATTGCCCAAAACCATCCAGCCTACCAAGAAACTCCAGGTATGTCATGCAGCTGTGGCCACCAGGATGTTCTCTGacataatttccattaaaaaaaaaaaaaaaaggcatgtcaAACCCTCTTCTCAGCTCCTACCCATCAGCAGTGCCACAGGACATAGTCTGTGCACAGGGGGTTCAGACTTAGAGCAAGCAGAGACTTGGCCCTTGGCCCCTCCATCCAGTTACAGTCATCTGTCCTTCCCCTAA
- the DZIP1L gene encoding cilium assembly protein DZIP1L isoform X4 encodes MPFSADIYHPLHQPMPGAVGMPGASPGFTVPVDIPPFYFQPRRVSVDWRRFSAIDVERVAREVDVAALQEHIACVTFCNLDAERCPHCGQPADPILLKVLRMAQLSIEYLLHCQEHLGTSLAMHAQHLQAAHTKLACTQQQAAEQVAQLQGAKEESRRWKKMIAMQQLLLQAGPIAYCKCHLCDKAFMNYSLLQAHVQRRHTEATKAERQKMKQVEKMEDEVEELKAKLWEMQQQLEAEREAEKLRREQETERARQKEDGRRDLERWKEEERAKLHKELDGLRQLFLTAFKDMASRSSAMERKLQELQAREAAVSNLGTLQNDDTEEAWGQTPSQAELQGKWERMAVQLKKENKTLRAAPSQDQRAVMDCIHQQMDALSTHLKEQPQVSKSQEKVIKLLSASKPEVTREVTKVVADEESADREEAALGGRQRLLEALWRNPNLLKQFRIILEEVLEEKLESMGVKRVAKGISTWTYRSLQALVRLQQQQKAEKFPCLLHLRDELVQAVMEKVRRCKKPSTNLPRHVSIIPAQSPKSPRSLCGSQPMTTPAVVQPEASAIPQPAPWRKACSTHSSPRTPWGILQTSKASSTHRGLVPQRSSEAKLGGKKPAPSPLRLISQQEPAVSAVVPGNETDPDGWDLDSLEETTGSGRAPSMMVRISERCLDAVARRLADGVKPFPALSSALPKTIQPTKKLQFAGDSSELETSSLEDPAELPTSVTADAQGPPQCPGSWGARLQGSMWW; translated from the exons ATG cccttttcTGCGGACATTTACCACCCACTGCACCAGCCCATGCCCGGGGCTGTGGGGATGCCTGGGGCATCCCCAGGATTCACCGTCCCAGTGGACATCCCCCCCTTCTACTTCCAGCCCCGCCGGGTCAGTGTGGACTGGCGTCGCTTCAGCGCCATTGATGTGGAGCGGGTGGCCCGGGAGGTGGACGTGGCTGCTCTCCAGGAGCACATTGCCTGCGTGACCTTCTGCAACCTGGATGCAGAACGGTGCCCCCACTGCGGGCAGCCGGCAGACCCCATCCTGCTGAAGGTGCTCAGGATGGCCCAGCTGAGCATCGAGTACCTGCTGCACTGCCAGGAGCACCTGGGTACCAGCCTGGCCATGCACGCACAGCACCTGCAAGCTGCCCACACCAAGCTGGCTtgcacacagcagcaggcagcagagcaggtggCACAGCTCCAGGGAGCaaaggaggagagcaggaggtGGAAGAAGATGATTGCCatgcagcagcttctcctgcaAGCTGGCCCCATTGCCTACTGCAAG TGCCACCTCTGCGATAAAGCCTTCATGAATTACTCCCTCCTGCAAGCCCACGTGCAGCGCCGGCACACAGAAGCCACCAAGGCGG agaggcagaagaTGAAGCAGGTGGAGAAAATGGAGGATGAGGTGGAGGAGCTGAAGGCAAAACTGTGGgagatgcagcagcagctggaagcagagagagaagcGGAGAAGCTGCGCAGGGAGCAG GAAACAGAGAGAGCTCGCCAGAAAGAAGACGGCAGGAGAGATTTGGAAAGgtggaaagaggaggagagggcaAAGTTGCATAAAGAGTTAGATGGCCTGAGGCAGCTCTTCCTCACAGCATTCAAGgacatggccagcaggagcagtgcCATGGAGAGG AAACTGCAGGAGCTTCAGGCCAGAGAGGCAGCAGTGTCCAACCTGGGGACTCTGCAGAATGATGATACTGAGGAGGCATGGGGCCAGACACCAAGccaagcagagctgcagggcaaGTGGGAGAGGATGGCAGTGCAG TTGAAGAAAGAGAACAAGACACTCCGTGCTGCCCCATCGCAGGACCAGCGGGCGGTTATGGACTGCATCCATCAGCAGATGGATGCCCTCAGCACCCATCTCAAAGAGCAGCCCCAAGTGTCAAAGTCCCAGGAGAAGGtg ATCAAGCTGCTCTCTGCAAGCAAACCTGAAG TGACCCGGGAGGTGACCAAAGTGGTGGCTGATGAAGAGTCAGCAG ACAGGGAAGAGGCTGCCCTGGGTgggaggcagaggctgctggaAGCCCTGTGGAGAAACCCAAACCTCCTGAAGCAGTTTCGCATCATCCTGGAGGAAGTGCTGGAGGAAAAGCTGGAGAGCATGGGGGTCAAGAGG GTTGCAAAGGGGATCTCCACTTGGACCTACAGAAGCCTCCAGGCTCTGGTCAGGCTTCAGCAGCAACAGAAGGCTGAGaaatttccctgcctcctccaccTGAGGGATGAGTTGGTCCAAGCGGTCATGGAGAAAGTCAGGCGATGCAAGAAGCCCAGCACTAATTTGCCTCGACACGTCTCCATCATCCCAG CTCAAAGCCCAAAGAGCCCCAGGTCCCTTTGTGGGTCACAGCCCATGACAACACCAGCTGTAGTACAGCCTGAAGCCTCAGCAatcccccagcctgctccttGGAGAAAAGCCTGCTCCACCCACAGCTCCCCAAGGACTCCCTGGGGCATCCTGCAGACCTCCAAAGCCAGCAGTACCCACCGAGGGCTTGTCCCACAGCGGAG TTCAGAAGCAAAGTTGGGAGGGAAGAAACCTGCCCCATCCCCTTTGAGGCTCATCTCTCAGCAAGAGCCAGCGGTCTCTGCAGTGGTGCCAGGGAATGAGACTGACCCAGATGGTTGGGACCTGGACTCGCTGGAGGAAACAACTGGTTCAG GGAGAGCCCCATCCATGATGGTGAGGATTTCGGAGAGATGCCTGGATGCAGTAGCACGAAGACTGGCTGATGGGGTGAAACCCTTCCCAGCCCTGAGCTCAGCATTGCCCAAAACCATCCAGCCTACCAAGAAACTCCAG tttgcaggtgacagcaGTGAGCTGGAGACCTCTTCCCTGGAGGACCCGGCCGAGCTGCCGACATCGGTCACTGCTGATGCTCAGGGGCCACCTCAATGCCCAGGGTCCTGGGGAGCCAGGCTGCAAGGGAGCATGTGGTGGTGA
- the DZIP1L gene encoding cilium assembly protein DZIP1L isoform X9 yields the protein MPFSADIYHPLHQPMPGAVGMPGASPGFTVPVDIPPFYFQPRRVSVDWRRFSAIDVERVAREVDVAALQEHIACVTFCNLDAERCPHCGQPADPILLKVLRMAQLSIEYLLHCQEHLGTSLAMHAQHLQAAHTKLACTQQQAAEQVAQLQGAKEESRRWKKMIAMQQLLLQAGPIAYCKCHLCDKAFMNYSLLQAHVQRRHTEATKAERQKMKQVEKMEDEVEELKAKLWEMQQQLEAEREAEKLRREQETERARQKEDGRRDLERWKEEERAKLHKELDGLRQLFLTAFKDMASRSSAMERKLQELQAREAAVSNLGTLQNDDTEEAWGQTPSQAELQGKWERMAVQLKKENKTLRAAPSQDQRAVMDCIHQQMDALSTHLKEQPQVSKSQEKVIKLLSASKPEVTREVTKVVADEESADREEAALGGRQRLLEALWRNPNLLKQFRIILEEVLEEKLESMGVKRVAKGISTWTYRSLQALVRLQQQQKAEKFPCLLHLRDELVQAVMEKVRRCKKPSTNLPRHVSIIPAQSPKSPRSLCGSQPMTTPAVVQPEASAIPQPAPWRKACSTHSSPRTPWGILQTSKASSTHRGLVPQRRESPIHDGEDFGEMPGCSSTKTG from the exons ATG cccttttcTGCGGACATTTACCACCCACTGCACCAGCCCATGCCCGGGGCTGTGGGGATGCCTGGGGCATCCCCAGGATTCACCGTCCCAGTGGACATCCCCCCCTTCTACTTCCAGCCCCGCCGGGTCAGTGTGGACTGGCGTCGCTTCAGCGCCATTGATGTGGAGCGGGTGGCCCGGGAGGTGGACGTGGCTGCTCTCCAGGAGCACATTGCCTGCGTGACCTTCTGCAACCTGGATGCAGAACGGTGCCCCCACTGCGGGCAGCCGGCAGACCCCATCCTGCTGAAGGTGCTCAGGATGGCCCAGCTGAGCATCGAGTACCTGCTGCACTGCCAGGAGCACCTGGGTACCAGCCTGGCCATGCACGCACAGCACCTGCAAGCTGCCCACACCAAGCTGGCTtgcacacagcagcaggcagcagagcaggtggCACAGCTCCAGGGAGCaaaggaggagagcaggaggtGGAAGAAGATGATTGCCatgcagcagcttctcctgcaAGCTGGCCCCATTGCCTACTGCAAG TGCCACCTCTGCGATAAAGCCTTCATGAATTACTCCCTCCTGCAAGCCCACGTGCAGCGCCGGCACACAGAAGCCACCAAGGCGG agaggcagaagaTGAAGCAGGTGGAGAAAATGGAGGATGAGGTGGAGGAGCTGAAGGCAAAACTGTGGgagatgcagcagcagctggaagcagagagagaagcGGAGAAGCTGCGCAGGGAGCAG GAAACAGAGAGAGCTCGCCAGAAAGAAGACGGCAGGAGAGATTTGGAAAGgtggaaagaggaggagagggcaAAGTTGCATAAAGAGTTAGATGGCCTGAGGCAGCTCTTCCTCACAGCATTCAAGgacatggccagcaggagcagtgcCATGGAGAGG AAACTGCAGGAGCTTCAGGCCAGAGAGGCAGCAGTGTCCAACCTGGGGACTCTGCAGAATGATGATACTGAGGAGGCATGGGGCCAGACACCAAGccaagcagagctgcagggcaaGTGGGAGAGGATGGCAGTGCAG TTGAAGAAAGAGAACAAGACACTCCGTGCTGCCCCATCGCAGGACCAGCGGGCGGTTATGGACTGCATCCATCAGCAGATGGATGCCCTCAGCACCCATCTCAAAGAGCAGCCCCAAGTGTCAAAGTCCCAGGAGAAGGtg ATCAAGCTGCTCTCTGCAAGCAAACCTGAAG TGACCCGGGAGGTGACCAAAGTGGTGGCTGATGAAGAGTCAGCAG ACAGGGAAGAGGCTGCCCTGGGTgggaggcagaggctgctggaAGCCCTGTGGAGAAACCCAAACCTCCTGAAGCAGTTTCGCATCATCCTGGAGGAAGTGCTGGAGGAAAAGCTGGAGAGCATGGGGGTCAAGAGG GTTGCAAAGGGGATCTCCACTTGGACCTACAGAAGCCTCCAGGCTCTGGTCAGGCTTCAGCAGCAACAGAAGGCTGAGaaatttccctgcctcctccaccTGAGGGATGAGTTGGTCCAAGCGGTCATGGAGAAAGTCAGGCGATGCAAGAAGCCCAGCACTAATTTGCCTCGACACGTCTCCATCATCCCAG CTCAAAGCCCAAAGAGCCCCAGGTCCCTTTGTGGGTCACAGCCCATGACAACACCAGCTGTAGTACAGCCTGAAGCCTCAGCAatcccccagcctgctccttGGAGAAAAGCCTGCTCCACCCACAGCTCCCCAAGGACTCCCTGGGGCATCCTGCAGACCTCCAAAGCCAGCAGTACCCACCGAGGGCTTGTCCCACAGCGGAG GGAGAGCCCCATCCATGATGGTGAGGATTTCGGAGAGATGCCTGGATGCAGTAGCACGAAGACTGGCTGA